The genomic DNA TTCATCCAAAAATTATGATATTATTGTTAATCCCGATCAAGGAGATTTGGAAATTTGGAGAAATCGCATTGTAGTTAAAGATGGGATGGTAAAAGATCTTAATAAAGAAATAGAATTATCTACAGCACGAAAAATAGAAGTAGATTTTGAAATTGGAGAAGAAGTAACAGAAAAAGTAGAACTAAAATCTCTTGGAAGAAGAGCTATTTTAACCTTAAGGCAAAATTTACTTTCAAAAATAAATGAATTTGATTATACTAATACTTATAAAAAATTTAAAAATAAAATTGGTGAAATTATTCATGTAGAAGTATATCATATTTTACCAAATCAAATTATTATGAGAGATGAAGAACAAAATGAAATGGTTTTACCTAAAAAAGAACAAATTCCAAATGATTTTTTTCGTAAAGGAGATCCAGTTAGAGCATTGGTAAAAAGAATAGATTGGAAAGATAATAAACCTTTAGGTATTTTAACTAGAAAAGATGATTCCTTTTTGGAAGAACTTTTTAAATTAGAAATACCAGAGGTTTCTGAAGGATTAATAACTGTTAAAAAAGTAGCTCGTATTCCAGGTGAAAAAGCTAAAGTAGCAGTAGAGTCTTATGATGATAGAATCGATCCTGTTGGAGCTTGTGTAGGAATAAAAGGATCTAGAATACATCCTATTGTTAGAGAATTAAAAAATGAAAATATAGATGTTATAAATTATACAACTAATATACAATTGTATATAACAAGATCTTTAAGTCCTGCAAAAGTTTCTATGATGGAAATCCATGAGAAGAATAAATTCGTCAATGTCTATCTAAAATTAGATGAAATATCTAAAGCTATTGGAAAAGGAGGACAGAACATACGTTTAGCTAGTTTATTAACAGGTTATAAAATACATGTATTTCAAGATTTTCCTTATGAAGATGACGTAGAACTGACTGAATTTTCTGATGAAATCGAAAAAGAGGTTATTGAAAAATTTCATAAAATCGGTTTAAATACCGCAAAATCTATTTTAAATTCTATAAATAAAGATTTAAGTAAACGTACTAATCTTGAAGAAGAGATTATAAATAAAGTAGTTTCAATCTTAAAAAAAGAATTTGAAGAAGAATTAAATATATAATAAAATCATGATTTTTTACCTAAATTTTTATTTTTTTTCTTATGACTGATAAGATCAGATTAAAAACCGTATTAACTAAATTAAATATTTCTTTACAGAGAGTCATTAATTTTTTACAAAAAAAAGGGAT from Blattabacterium cuenoti includes the following:
- the nusA gene encoding transcription termination factor NusA codes for the protein MDNEALIDSFSDFKSEKNIDRVSLMAILEESIRCVLRKKYDSSKNYDIIVNPDQGDLEIWRNRIVVKDGMVKDLNKEIELSTARKIEVDFEIGEEVTEKVELKSLGRRAILTLRQNLLSKINEFDYTNTYKKFKNKIGEIIHVEVYHILPNQIIMRDEEQNEMVLPKKEQIPNDFFRKGDPVRALVKRIDWKDNKPLGILTRKDDSFLEELFKLEIPEVSEGLITVKKVARIPGEKAKVAVESYDDRIDPVGACVGIKGSRIHPIVRELKNENIDVINYTTNIQLYITRSLSPAKVSMMEIHEKNKFVNVYLKLDEISKAIGKGGQNIRLASLLTGYKIHVFQDFPYEDDVELTEFSDEIEKEVIEKFHKIGLNTAKSILNSINKDLSKRTNLEEEIINKVVSILKKEFEEELNI